The Zeugodacus cucurbitae isolate PBARC_wt_2022May chromosome 4, idZeuCucr1.2, whole genome shotgun sequence genome includes the window agatattcaccatgcgccaaattttggagacgactcgtgaaaagaggatcgacacacaccatctctttgtcgactttaaagctgctttcgacagcacgaaaaggaactgcctttatgccgcgatgtctgaatttggtatccccgcaaaactaatacggctgtgtaagttgaccttgagcaacatcaaaagctccgcggggatcgggaaggacctctccgagctgttcgataccagacgaggtttcagacaaggtgactcactctcgtgtgatttctttaacctgaaccagcattaacagcaataacaatgtcagccttgaaatacaacgcagaatcactcttgtcaacaggtgctactatggactaagtaggcaattgaaaagtaaagtcctctctcgacgaacaaaacccaaactctacaagtctctcatctttcccgtcctactttacgttgcagaagcgtggacgatgtcaacatccgatgagacggcactaggagttttcgagagaaaggttttgcggaagatttatggtcccttaaacattggcaacggcgagtaACGCAGGCTGTTCCATCGccatgagctgtatgtgttgttcaacgacatttcagcgaataaaaagacagtggctacgctggctaggtcatgttgttcgaatggaggaaagtgctccagctctgaaagtattcgatgcagtacccgctggtggaagccgaggaagagggagacctccactccgatggaaggaccaggtggagagggacctggcttcgcttggtataaccaatatCTCGTTTTTCAAAACTCGAAAAGCAAATTCGCTCGttttcatattcattttcattttcaccttcACCAGGATTCCAGAACCTGCCGAAATATGAACATTTCAGATATATTACGATGGAATCAACCTATAGGCTAAAGAATATGCCTGTATGAACTGTGTGATAAGTGCCTTATTAATGTTCAGCTAATGGTTTAAATACAGAATGTCTTgccttttaaaataatatttcactttaataatcGTTTTCATGTatcttatttttagtttttaagctTGATACAATTATTCCGGTTGGATATAATTTCCGCACAGACAAAAACTGTCTAATCCTCCACAACTTGTATATAAGCCTTAACTGTGGCCTTATAATCGTTGTAGGCTGCAACGGAAATTTTAAGCAAGTAATCACCCGTCGGCATAGgaagtagttgtagttgttcaGTTTTCAACACCATATCCTTGACAATAATATCATGCTGGaatttatattaacaaaaatagcattcgaatatttttttacatttttataacacaGTACTTACGTCGAATGGGCAAGTGTGATTGATGTTTGAATAGATCTCTATGGTGTCCATCAACAATTTGCCAAAAGGTacacgttttttatttttaagaaaactaCAAAAGTCCACGGTTATGTTAAACATGAAAGGGCGATAACCATTCGCCCTTCTATAAACATCCAGGTTAACGGTGACATTATTCACGGGCACTTGGAAAAGTTGAACATGCAGGAAAAGCGCAACAGTGTTGCGGGACAAAGCTTTAAGCTTGCATTGTCGGAAATCTGCGAAGGGTTTGTCGTAAGCAACACACttcaaatttgtaaattttatatatgcaatCATCACTGGCAGTTGAATGAGCATATTAAAGGCTacaatcaattttaaattttttagaattctcATTTTGATCACAACATACTGAATGTGACACTGTTTGTATAATGAATTGCGCTTGTAGAGCTTTCAATAAACGATAATGCGAGGCATTTTCGTCTACAGTATACTAACTTTAATTATAACTCTTTTAGACCAACtaaatatgtttctatttaaaaacaaattatatagaaattattcaCTTTCTCTTTGCTTTGAAACCCTTTGCTGAAGAAGGTGCAAGCTGTTAAAGTTTTGTAAATTGAGTTTTTGAGAGTGGTTATTGGAGTGCCAAAAATGTTTAGCATTAATTAAGCGGAGTTAACTGTACTTGATtacttacaaataattttaaataaatgttttataataagcATTAATTATGGCAAGTTAATGATACTTCGTTTACATGTTTTGcatttataatacatttatttacaatcGGTGGACCTTTATCTACATAATTATTCAGCATAACtgctataattattttataattgaaatgctgctaaattatttaaaggttCATAGTTTTaggttcaaaaacaaaaaacaacaacgtttCACAAACAATAATTATGGACCTTTGTCTCAGATCAGTAGTTTTAACTAAATTGATTTCAAGGTTTTCTAGGCATTTCATCTAATCATACCAAAGTTGTTGGTCTCAATGTGACGCCACCtcagcttttttattttaaatggagGAAGTGAACTGAAAAGTGAAGCGTATTTAACGCTCCAGTACTGGTGTGCTGAATTTCGTTTAAATGGTACCAGTATAAATGATGCATCCCGATCAGATAGGCAGCAAGAACCTGTAATGCCAGAAAACAGCGCGAACATTTGTGAAATTGTGATGGGTGGCCGTATAAGGAAATCGAGTGAGTGAGTAACCTTCTTTGGCATCTCAAAGGAATGTATAGATCATATAATTCACGATATTTGTCCAAAACTAATCTAGTTCGtctaaaaaacaaaactaatctGATTCTTTACACAAGTCAGTCCTCTTTTCCTTAATATGTACATTCCTTATTTGTAGATTACAACgtgtaatttttcatggaattcGGGAGGAAGACAATGTTCGGCATAAACAGTCGGTTTCACATTTAAGTGCAAAACaggtaaggaagggttaagttcgagtgaaaccgaacattttatactttcgcaatttatttatttaatttgattaaaataacacacaattttacccacatattctgCATAAAGTCGATTAGAAAACAAGAATCcgtatacatagtatatgggggctgggtAACACGATGCACCGATTTCAACTCTTTTTGCCACCTAGCTGCAttctatccaagattatatgcgcACTATATTTTGCTGATATATCTCACATATCAACCGACATATATGGAATAAAGTCCAATTACAGTTTGAAACTgcaaatattaggtatatgggagctagggtgagatttcactcatttttgccaCTGAGACACACTATAAGAAAAAAAGAGTTCCACTGGACTacgttaaaatatctgagggacttactgtttagtccaaacaaattctcctctgcattactctccaaaaagtaatagagaggtaatgcagaggagaCAAACCACCCCAACTTCATTTATCACCGATCACCCTTTTCCACACAAGAAGAAAAAAGTGAACAAGTGAACAATTCGAATAACAATACCCGCGCTTCTAAGTGAAAGCACACGAAACCCAAAAACCCGCGCTTTATAATTTAAAGTGTAAtaatacctaagacagacatatggtttccatactattatatgtactacaataaaagctcaagaaaccatataccagcatagtgacacacatgtagtatattgtactatgtttacatccatcagctgaaacaaataaattcaagcaaaatataattatgaataacaggcaggaaaattgatcctgacttagttataacttcaagcaatcttaaaatattattgtccaacataatatttacatattacatattattacatacatattacatatttttc containing:
- the LOC105220393 gene encoding uncharacterized protein LOC105220393; its protein translation is MLIQLPVMIAYIKFTNLKCVAYDKPFADFRQCKLKALSRNTVALFLHVQLFQVPVNNVTVNLDVYRRANGYRPFMFNITVDFCSFLKNKKRVPFGKLLMDTIEIYSNINHTCPFDHDIIVKDMVLKTEQLQLLPMPTGDYLLKISVAAYNDYKATVKAYIQVVED